One part of the Trichocoleus desertorum ATA4-8-CV12 genome encodes these proteins:
- a CDS encoding HAD hydrolase-like protein codes for MAQALQELPPAIETWMVGDTEADIVAAQTYGVKVMAVLSGIRDRAQLERYQPNLIVNNLSEAVEVILDQFWQQTGHMSIA; via the coding sequence ATGGCCCAAGCCCTCCAAGAACTGCCCCCAGCCATCGAGACCTGGATGGTTGGCGATACCGAGGCAGATATTGTGGCGGCTCAAACCTATGGAGTTAAGGTGATGGCTGTCCTCAGTGGCATTCGCGATCGCGCCCAGCTAGAGCGATACCAGCCTAACTTAATTGTCAACAATCTAAGTGAAGCCGTAGAAGTGATTCTGGATCAGTTTTGGCAGCAAACGGGACACATGAGCATTGCTTAG
- a CDS encoding CPP1-like family protein — MSDHNSYETLGLNESASFDEIQDARNRLVEEHASDRKQVEMIEAAYDAILMDRLRMRQEGRIKVPDRIRFPEKIVPAPPAATPAPASKAPAWLRNILVLDTPSRSDVLWPATLFLGLGGLSLYSPGLAIALGVGVSLYFLNRKEHKFFRVFLLALVGSTLGIVLGLQLFPFLQAQLIPLNIDGNAFASWITLVLLWLISSFLR, encoded by the coding sequence ATGAGTGATCACAATTCCTACGAAACGCTTGGGTTGAATGAGAGCGCTTCGTTTGATGAAATCCAAGATGCTCGTAATCGCTTGGTAGAAGAACATGCCAGCGATCGCAAGCAAGTAGAAATGATTGAGGCGGCCTACGATGCGATTTTGATGGATCGCTTACGGATGCGCCAAGAAGGTCGGATCAAAGTGCCCGATCGGATTCGGTTTCCTGAGAAAATTGTGCCCGCTCCACCTGCGGCAACGCCTGCACCTGCATCTAAAGCTCCAGCTTGGTTGCGGAATATTCTGGTTTTAGATACTCCCAGCCGCTCGGATGTGCTGTGGCCTGCTACCTTATTTTTGGGTTTGGGTGGGTTGAGTCTGTATAGCCCTGGATTAGCAATAGCACTGGGCGTTGGCGTGAGTTTGTACTTCCTCAACCGCAAGGAGCATAAGTTTTTCCGGGTTTTCCTCCTGGCACTGGTTGGCTCTACTTTAGGCATTGTTCTAGGCTTGCAACTTTTCCCCTTCTTACAAGCTCAACTAATCCCGCTCAACATTGATGGCAATGCTTTTGCGTCTTGGATTACTTTGGTGCTACTGTGGCTGATCAGCAGCTTTTTGCGCTAA
- a CDS encoding response regulator transcription factor — translation MAPANKILVVDDDPAVRNLIHRFLAKQNYQMESAEDGKTALTLFEQFDPDLVILDVNLPDANGYNLCQEMQGRTNVFVLMLTSRTDEADKIRGFSQGADDYITKPFSLGELGVRVEALLRRIRERTPAEQQCLVFDKLMIDPVRREVTLNSDIVPLTALEFDLLHFLASHPGRVWRRAELIQEVWDYEYVGDQRVVDVHIGQIRKKIEVDTSQPNLIQTVRGVGYKFEAPLAEKAGSA, via the coding sequence ATGGCCCCAGCCAACAAAATTCTGGTTGTTGATGATGATCCTGCGGTTCGTAATTTAATTCACCGCTTCTTGGCAAAACAAAACTACCAAATGGAATCGGCAGAAGATGGTAAGACTGCCCTCACTCTCTTTGAACAGTTTGACCCAGACTTAGTCATCCTAGATGTCAATCTGCCTGATGCAAATGGCTACAACCTTTGCCAGGAGATGCAGGGCCGAACGAATGTGTTTGTTTTAATGCTAACAAGTCGTACGGATGAAGCGGATAAAATTAGAGGCTTTTCTCAAGGAGCCGACGACTACATCACTAAACCCTTCAGTTTGGGTGAGCTAGGAGTCCGAGTCGAGGCACTTTTGCGGCGAATTCGGGAGCGCACTCCAGCAGAACAGCAGTGTCTCGTGTTTGACAAACTCATGATTGACCCTGTACGGCGCGAAGTCACGCTCAATAGCGATATTGTGCCTCTGACTGCTTTGGAATTTGACTTGCTACATTTTTTAGCCAGTCATCCGGGTCGAGTTTGGCGGCGGGCAGAACTGATCCAAGAAGTTTGGGACTATGAATATGTAGGAGACCAACGGGTTGTGGATGTCCATATTGGTCAAATTCGCAAAAAGATTGAAGTGGACACCAGCCAACCTAATCTGATTCAGACGGTGCGGGGTGTAGGCTACAAGTTTGAAGCACCATTGGCTGAAAAAGCGGGAAGCGCTTAA
- a CDS encoding GAF domain-containing protein produces the protein MLDCAQAMPQPDLPQPSPLRLLIMEDESADLQLIVLTLKSAGIIFTYEAADTLEACQHLLATQPFDALLSDYRMPGFTAYQVLPIWQQAQPEIPFILVTGSLGEESAVGCIKSGMTDYVLKERLFRLPTVLTRSLQELALRRQQQAAMAQIQQQAQREAMINRIGQAMRGTLVLSEVLQTTADQLHTALQADRCLIVQPDSNGVMTAQYVSTATVHREEILGYTCPISWSYRESFLQGQLLQANSLAQIALPEACALAEQFGIRSLLMMPLIYQQECLGAIALHQCDRERSWTPNEVALVQAIADQCAIALYNAQSYERLEQLVQVRTQELEAEKLISEAANRAKSEFLATMSHELRTPLTGILGFSNLLIKEIFGPLNERQQQYITGIASCGEHLLELINDLLDLSKIEAGKEELVLETLVVEDVCQACLSLIRERAYNRQLQLILAIAPDVSTCVADHRRLKQILFNLLANAVKFTEAGSITLQVTKELTATEAGDRVMLQFSVIDTGIGISAADQALLFQPFRQLDAGLNRKYEGTGLGLALSRKLAQLHEGDITLQSELGQGSCFTLHLPEELPQPFASEAGVMSGDRD, from the coding sequence ATGCTCGACTGTGCTCAAGCGATGCCTCAACCCGATTTGCCTCAGCCTTCTCCCCTGCGTTTGCTAATTATGGAGGATGAGAGTGCAGATCTACAGCTGATCGTCCTGACTCTGAAATCGGCAGGAATTATTTTTACTTACGAGGCCGCCGACACTCTTGAGGCTTGTCAGCATCTGCTCGCTACTCAACCCTTTGATGCCCTGCTCTCCGACTACCGCATGCCTGGTTTCACGGCCTATCAGGTGCTGCCAATATGGCAACAAGCTCAGCCAGAAATCCCGTTTATTTTGGTCACAGGCAGCTTGGGCGAAGAATCGGCGGTGGGCTGTATCAAGTCAGGCATGACGGATTATGTGCTGAAGGAGCGCTTGTTTCGCTTGCCGACTGTCTTGACGCGATCGCTGCAAGAACTTGCCCTCCGGCGACAGCAGCAAGCTGCAATGGCCCAGATCCAGCAGCAAGCTCAGCGCGAAGCCATGATTAATCGGATTGGGCAAGCCATGCGAGGCACGCTGGTCTTGTCAGAAGTGCTGCAAACGACGGCAGATCAATTGCACACAGCCCTCCAGGCCGATCGTTGTTTAATCGTGCAACCTGACTCTAATGGTGTCATGACGGCGCAATATGTCAGCACTGCGACGGTCCATAGAGAAGAGATTTTAGGTTATACCTGTCCGATTTCTTGGTCTTATCGGGAGTCTTTTTTGCAGGGACAACTGCTGCAAGCCAATTCCCTAGCTCAAATTGCGCTGCCTGAGGCTTGTGCTTTAGCAGAACAATTTGGAATTCGATCGCTGTTGATGATGCCGCTGATTTATCAACAGGAATGTTTAGGGGCAATTGCTCTACACCAGTGCGATCGCGAACGTTCCTGGACCCCCAATGAAGTGGCTTTGGTACAAGCAATTGCTGACCAATGCGCGATCGCTCTCTACAATGCCCAGAGCTATGAGCGCCTAGAACAATTGGTGCAAGTACGTACTCAGGAGCTAGAGGCAGAAAAACTGATTTCGGAGGCAGCTAACCGTGCTAAAAGCGAGTTTCTTGCCACCATGAGTCATGAACTCCGCACACCTTTAACCGGAATTTTGGGGTTCTCCAATCTTTTAATCAAAGAAATTTTTGGTCCTTTGAATGAGAGGCAACAACAGTACATTACGGGGATCGCCTCTTGTGGTGAGCACCTGTTGGAACTGATTAACGATTTGCTAGATTTGTCAAAAATTGAAGCTGGAAAAGAAGAATTAGTCTTAGAAACATTGGTGGTTGAAGATGTTTGCCAAGCTTGTCTGTCTCTAATTCGAGAACGAGCCTACAATCGGCAGTTGCAGTTGATCTTAGCGATCGCTCCAGATGTAAGTACCTGTGTGGCCGACCACCGCCGCCTGAAGCAAATTTTATTTAATCTGCTTGCCAATGCCGTCAAGTTTACCGAAGCAGGCTCTATTACCTTGCAAGTGACGAAGGAACTAACAGCAACGGAGGCGGGCGATCGCGTGATGCTCCAGTTTTCCGTGATTGATACAGGAATTGGTATTTCAGCCGCAGATCAAGCTCTCCTCTTTCAACCCTTTCGACAATTAGATGCAGGGTTGAACCGTAAATACGAAGGCACAGGTCTGGGTCTCGCCTTATCTAGAAAGTTGGCGCAATTACATGAAGGGGACATTACGCTACAGTCTGAATTGGGCCAAGGTAGTTGTTTTACCCTCCACTTACCAGAAGAACTGCCTCAGCCGTTTGCTTCAGAGGCAGGGGTGATGTCAGGTGATAGAGATTAG
- a CDS encoding HetZ-related protein — protein sequence MNAESTNSFSPFSQPASRTYYASEKFTNSHFHADSNGFQAESDALGGMDTQSLSHLLLKELRPEIKTASATAQAVVDRIVREAERICQKSDRIQTSGRVQSWQVALAQHRLRKCLSYYRLGSRQGRVELHGTLSAMVYRHVAAARTQLGFQARYNLIEDFLQQFYIESLKAFRRENELPADYTPRTQLELAEYMAFSEQYAKRRITLPGRRNQQLVVLRAQGFAKRQPPETALDIEMAVESAKSEEAEAHSRSAAMHQVREQMVADTVDPSEAVLRDRVIAELVEYLDAQGQSDCVDYLVLKLQDMSVPEIDEVLGLSPRQRDYLQQRFKYHLEKFSRSNNWQLVHQWLGADLDANLGLSSQQWEAFMAQLSAEQRQLLQFKREQANDQAIAQALKCTLKQVQKRWYQMLELAWQMRNRNESQA from the coding sequence ATGAACGCCGAATCTACAAACTCCTTCAGCCCCTTCAGCCAACCTGCATCTAGAACTTATTACGCTTCAGAAAAATTCACTAACTCTCATTTCCATGCCGATTCTAACGGCTTCCAAGCTGAGTCTGATGCTTTGGGTGGTATGGATACTCAAAGCTTGTCTCACCTGCTGCTGAAAGAACTGCGACCAGAAATTAAGACGGCTAGCGCGACTGCTCAAGCGGTAGTGGATCGGATTGTGCGTGAGGCAGAACGCATTTGCCAAAAGAGCGATCGCATCCAAACTTCGGGTCGGGTGCAGTCTTGGCAGGTGGCTCTAGCTCAACATCGTCTGCGTAAGTGCCTTTCTTACTACCGCTTAGGCTCTCGGCAGGGTCGGGTAGAGCTGCACGGGACGCTGAGCGCGATGGTGTATCGCCATGTGGCTGCGGCTAGAACTCAGTTAGGCTTTCAAGCCCGCTACAACTTGATTGAAGATTTTCTCCAACAGTTTTACATTGAATCGCTCAAAGCGTTTCGCCGGGAAAACGAGTTGCCAGCAGACTATACTCCCCGGACACAGCTAGAACTAGCCGAGTATATGGCGTTCAGTGAGCAGTATGCCAAGCGACGGATCACGCTTCCGGGTCGGCGCAATCAACAACTGGTTGTGCTGCGGGCGCAAGGCTTTGCTAAGCGCCAACCCCCCGAAACGGCCCTCGACATTGAGATGGCAGTGGAGTCGGCGAAGAGCGAAGAAGCTGAAGCCCATAGTCGTTCAGCTGCGATGCATCAGGTGCGCGAGCAAATGGTGGCAGATACCGTAGACCCCTCAGAAGCGGTGTTACGCGATCGCGTCATTGCTGAGTTGGTCGAGTACTTGGATGCTCAAGGTCAATCAGATTGTGTGGATTATTTAGTCCTGAAGTTGCAAGATATGTCCGTGCCCGAAATTGATGAGGTGCTAGGGCTTTCTCCGCGTCAACGCGATTACCTGCAACAGCGCTTTAAGTATCATCTAGAGAAGTTCTCCCGTTCTAATAACTGGCAATTGGTACACCAGTGGTTAGGCGCTGATCTGGATGCTAACTTGGGCTTGTCTTCGCAACAGTGGGAAGCATTTATGGCACAACTCTCGGCTGAGCAGCGGCAGCTTCTGCAATTCAAGCGTGAGCAAGCTAATGATCAAGCGATCGCCCAAGCGCTCAAGTGCACCCTCAAACAAGTTCAGAAGCGCTGGTACCAAATGCTAGAACTTGCTTGGCAGATGCGGAATCGCAATGAGAGTCAAGCTTAA